The following proteins are co-located in the Synechococcus sp. PROS-U-1 genome:
- a CDS encoding ribonuclease J has protein sequence MANNARSSKGQEPCLRVIPLGGLHEIGKNTCVFEYGDDLMLVDAGLAFPSDGMHGVNVVLPDTSFLRENQKRIRGMIVTHGHEDHIGGIAHHLKHFNIPVIYGPRLALSMLTGKMDEAGVRDRTTLQTVGPRDVVKVGQHFSVEFIRNTHSMADSFTLAISTPVGTVVFTGDFKFDHTPVDGENFDMARLAHHGEKGVLCLFSDSTNSEVPGFCPPERSVFPNLDRHIANAEGRVIVTTFASSIHRVSMILELALKNGRKVGLLGRSMLNVIAKARELGYMRAPDELFVPIKQINDVPDRETLLLMTGSQGEPLAALSRISRGEHPQVRVKTTDTIIFSASPIPGNTISVVNTIDKLMMLGAKVVYGKGEGIHVSGHGFQEDQKLMLALTRPKFFVPVHGEHRMLVQHSRTGHSMGVPVDNTLIIDNGDVVELTPDSLRKGSAVKAGIELLDQSRNGIVDARVLKERQQLAEDGVVTILAAISTDGAMVAPPRVNLRGVVTTADARKMSLWTEREVTWVLENRWKQLCRNTGDKAPEVDWMGVQREVEVGLGRRMRRELQVEPLILCLVQPAPGGTPVYKGRADAEPDDRPAPRGRGGRGGGSPYGRRNGGGGGTPAPVRTNPSTGNGRSGTSTPAPVRAAAATATAVVEKVAPQPVAENAAPAAPESEMPAGRTRRRRSAAG, from the coding sequence ATGGCCAACAACGCGCGATCCAGCAAGGGGCAGGAGCCCTGTCTTCGGGTGATCCCTCTGGGTGGACTGCATGAGATCGGCAAGAACACCTGTGTGTTCGAGTACGGCGATGACCTGATGCTGGTGGATGCCGGTCTGGCCTTCCCCAGCGATGGCATGCATGGGGTGAATGTGGTGCTGCCCGACACCAGCTTCTTGCGTGAGAACCAGAAGCGGATCCGCGGCATGATCGTCACCCACGGTCATGAAGATCACATCGGTGGCATTGCCCACCACCTCAAGCACTTCAACATTCCGGTGATCTACGGGCCGCGGCTGGCTCTCTCGATGCTGACCGGAAAGATGGACGAGGCCGGGGTGAGAGACCGCACCACCCTTCAGACCGTTGGTCCGCGCGACGTGGTGAAGGTGGGCCAGCACTTCTCGGTGGAGTTCATCCGCAACACCCACTCGATGGCCGACAGCTTCACGCTGGCCATTTCCACACCGGTGGGAACCGTGGTCTTCACGGGTGATTTCAAGTTCGACCACACCCCGGTCGATGGTGAAAACTTCGATATGGCACGGCTCGCCCACCACGGTGAGAAGGGGGTCTTGTGTCTTTTCAGTGATTCCACCAACTCAGAAGTTCCGGGCTTCTGCCCGCCGGAGCGCTCGGTGTTCCCCAACCTGGACCGCCACATCGCCAATGCCGAGGGTCGGGTCATCGTGACCACCTTCGCCAGCTCGATTCATCGGGTGTCGATGATTCTGGAGTTGGCCCTGAAGAACGGCCGCAAGGTGGGTCTTCTGGGCCGTTCCATGCTCAACGTGATCGCCAAAGCCCGGGAACTGGGCTACATGCGCGCACCGGACGAGCTGTTTGTGCCGATTAAGCAGATCAATGATGTGCCCGATCGTGAAACGCTGCTGCTGATGACCGGTAGCCAGGGCGAGCCGCTGGCAGCCCTGAGCCGCATTTCCCGCGGTGAACATCCCCAGGTGAGGGTGAAGACCACCGACACGATCATTTTCTCGGCTAGCCCAATCCCCGGGAACACGATTTCCGTGGTGAACACCATCGACAAGTTGATGATGCTGGGCGCCAAGGTCGTCTATGGCAAGGGCGAAGGCATTCATGTTTCCGGCCATGGCTTCCAGGAAGACCAGAAATTGATGCTGGCCCTCACCCGGCCCAAGTTCTTCGTGCCGGTGCACGGTGAGCACAGGATGCTTGTGCAGCACTCCAGAACCGGCCACTCCATGGGGGTTCCGGTCGACAACACCTTGATCATCGACAACGGTGATGTGGTGGAGCTCACTCCGGATTCACTTCGCAAGGGCAGTGCGGTGAAGGCAGGCATCGAGCTTCTGGATCAATCCCGCAACGGCATCGTTGACGCCCGTGTGCTGAAGGAGCGCCAACAGTTGGCGGAAGACGGCGTGGTGACGATCCTGGCGGCGATCAGCACCGATGGCGCCATGGTGGCTCCGCCGCGGGTGAATCTGCGGGGTGTGGTCACCACGGCGGATGCCCGCAAGATGTCGTTATGGACCGAGCGGGAAGTCACCTGGGTGCTCGAAAATCGCTGGAAGCAGCTCTGCCGCAACACCGGAGACAAGGCACCTGAAGTGGACTGGATGGGCGTACAGCGTGAAGTGGAGGTGGGCCTGGGCCGCAGGATGCGCCGTGAACTGCAGGTCGAGCCGCTGATTCTGTGTCTGGTGCAGCCGGCGCCCGGTGGCACGCCGGTTTACAAGGGTCGTGCTGACGCGGAGCCCGATGACCGGCCGGCACCGCGCGGTCGAGGTGGCAGGGGCGGTGGCTCTCCCTATGGTCGCCGCAATGGTGGTGGTGGCGGAACCCCCGCTCCTGTGCGCACCAACCCGAGCACTGGCAACGGTCGTTCCGGTACGTCCACGCCGGCTCCCGTCCGTGCGGCGGCGGCAACAGCGACAGCCGTGGTGGAGAAGGTGGCTCCTCAACCGGTTGCTGAAAACGCAGCCCCGGCTGCCCCGGAGTCGGAGATGCCAGCAGGCCGCACCCGTCGCCGTCGTTCAGCGGCGGGTTGA
- a CDS encoding M48 family metallopeptidase — protein sequence MDTNSNLCPKSIEIVQSPARRGDFVEALNQAERLIRHYPDWHQGHTLAITCCRRLKKADQEIHFAALGTCSVHDGRHLFLAHAFETFMRHDKFYMALTIGKEYARSNKRDPKHLVKEVFALIALGKFKQAAQTARVLLKEFPEDEIILECAAKSFKAINDIQEAISTYNKLIRISKNNWAFYDQLITLLLENGKNKRAQKLCAKSYAWNQDQPKDVNRCEPAIQVMQYFHSMNLRDGQNDKANHHKIINEKIKLQWQSSLQGHGTYQLIGREEAAANIKKWFGNDARTLFNCCALPAMQADFLRVAFLAQQTNALYIDWPHRPIHPGGLLAESHIQKGKSLLATRFRGGEQRLWNGFAFNSAKSDISTYFQAVLEKIMHNIEHRVSNNVWVVTGPGAWIDVLNDFNEQDTLIDYIVFPEDFKKYFQPAFDKRKNLHDHWSVKQESQSIFLNV from the coding sequence ATGGACACAAACTCAAATCTGTGCCCCAAGTCCATTGAGATTGTTCAAAGTCCCGCGCGCCGTGGCGATTTTGTAGAGGCTCTGAATCAAGCAGAACGCCTCATTAGACATTACCCAGATTGGCACCAAGGTCATACTCTTGCGATCACCTGCTGCAGACGACTTAAGAAAGCAGACCAGGAAATCCATTTCGCAGCACTCGGCACTTGCTCGGTGCATGACGGACGACATCTCTTTCTGGCCCATGCATTTGAAACATTCATGCGCCATGACAAATTTTACATGGCCCTAACGATTGGGAAAGAATACGCACGATCCAATAAACGCGATCCAAAGCATCTGGTCAAAGAAGTCTTTGCATTAATAGCGTTAGGCAAATTCAAGCAAGCCGCACAAACAGCAAGAGTTCTACTCAAAGAATTTCCTGAAGACGAGATTATTCTGGAGTGTGCAGCGAAGTCCTTTAAAGCCATCAACGATATCCAAGAGGCCATCAGCACTTACAATAAACTGATCAGGATATCAAAAAATAACTGGGCCTTTTACGATCAACTGATTACACTGTTACTGGAAAACGGAAAAAACAAACGTGCACAGAAGCTGTGCGCAAAATCATATGCATGGAATCAAGATCAACCAAAAGATGTCAACCGATGCGAACCAGCAATTCAGGTGATGCAATATTTCCACAGCATGAATCTAAGGGACGGACAGAACGATAAAGCCAATCACCACAAGATCATAAATGAAAAAATTAAACTCCAGTGGCAAAGTTCATTACAAGGACACGGAACTTATCAGCTCATCGGCAGAGAAGAAGCAGCAGCAAATATTAAAAAATGGTTTGGCAATGATGCCAGAACTCTCTTCAACTGTTGCGCTCTACCAGCGATGCAGGCTGACTTTCTAAGAGTCGCTTTTCTAGCGCAACAGACCAACGCGCTCTACATCGACTGGCCACATCGCCCCATCCATCCAGGAGGCTTACTCGCCGAAAGCCACATCCAAAAAGGCAAGAGCCTCCTGGCCACAAGATTCCGTGGAGGCGAACAACGCCTTTGGAATGGATTTGCTTTTAACAGTGCTAAAAGTGATATTTCAACGTACTTTCAAGCCGTGTTGGAAAAAATTATGCACAATATTGAGCACAGAGTGTCCAACAATGTCTGGGTTGTCACCGGGCCTGGCGCATGGATTGATGTGCTAAATGACTTCAATGAACAGGACACACTGATTGATTACATTGTCTTTCCTGAAGACTTTAAAAAATACTTTCAGCCAGCCTTTGACAAGCGCAAGAACCTCCATGATCACTGGTCAGTCAAACAAGAATCACAATCTATCTTCCTGAATGTCTGA